One Streptomyces lincolnensis genomic region harbors:
- a CDS encoding MMPL family transporter: protein MATFLYRIGRWAFRRRRLVGGLWLGALVLAVVGAAVAPTGEEEDLSMPGTESQKAFDLLDERFPQSNSQGAEARLVFRAPDGQRVTARENRAAVEDTLGSLDGGDQVASTTDPYETGAVSEDGTIAYSTVTYTAEAVDLIGPTKSALEDAASQARAAGLTVEIGGSALDAEEELGGTTELIGVAVAAVVLVLALGSLVAAGLSLLTAFVGVAIAFGLVSALAVPLGLTSTVAILALMLGLAVGIDYALFITSRFRDERARGSEPEEAAGRAVGTAGSAVVFAGATVFIALVGLGVVGIPELTKMGMGGAGAVALAVLVALTLVPALFGFFGRRVLSRAVRKAAGAPRRGAGNCATSHDEPSGDRRPIAAKPAKRIGTRWARFVLRRPAAVLMTSVLGLGAIALPALSLELGLPGDESKSVETTQRRAYDLLSEGFGPGFNGPLTVVVDMPESAGARATTDQVVTTLRGVDGIASVGDPVLNQAKDTAVLTAVPKTAPNSGETKDLVHAIRGAVSDVEADTGAAVLVTGTTAMNIDISEAMSDALIPYLAVVIGLAVLLLTVVFRSVLVPVKAALGFLLSVGAAFGVLVAVFQWGWAAGLLGIEQTGPVMSLMPILIIGIVFGLAMDYEVFLLTRMREAYVHGASPGEAIVSGFRHSGRVVAAAAIIMISVFAGFVGMSSPTIQTMGVGLAAAVAFDAFVVRMAIVPAILALLGHRAWWLPRILNRVLPNVDIEGEKLSRHVPAPATDPDAAVRRLPVGRHQH, encoded by the coding sequence GTGGCGACGTTTCTTTACCGGATCGGACGGTGGGCCTTCCGGCGGCGCCGGCTCGTGGGCGGCCTGTGGCTGGGTGCCCTGGTGCTGGCCGTGGTCGGCGCCGCCGTGGCGCCGACCGGAGAGGAAGAGGACCTCTCCATGCCCGGCACCGAGTCGCAGAAGGCGTTCGACCTGCTGGACGAGCGCTTCCCGCAGAGCAACTCCCAGGGCGCCGAGGCCCGTTTGGTGTTCCGGGCCCCGGACGGGCAGCGGGTGACGGCCAGGGAGAACAGGGCGGCCGTCGAGGACACGCTCGGCTCACTGGACGGGGGCGATCAGGTCGCGTCGACCACCGACCCCTACGAGACCGGGGCTGTCAGCGAGGACGGCACCATCGCCTACTCCACGGTCACCTACACCGCCGAGGCCGTCGACCTGATCGGGCCGACGAAGAGCGCCCTCGAAGACGCCGCGAGCCAGGCCCGGGCCGCGGGGCTGACCGTGGAGATCGGCGGCTCGGCCCTGGACGCGGAAGAGGAACTGGGCGGTACGACGGAGCTCATCGGCGTGGCGGTGGCGGCGGTGGTCCTTGTCCTCGCCCTCGGATCGCTGGTCGCGGCCGGCTTGTCGCTGCTGACCGCCTTCGTGGGCGTGGCCATAGCCTTCGGCCTGGTCTCCGCGCTGGCCGTTCCACTGGGCCTGACGTCCACCGTAGCCATCCTGGCGTTGATGCTGGGGCTGGCGGTCGGTATCGACTACGCACTCTTCATCACCTCCCGCTTCCGCGACGAGCGCGCCCGGGGCAGCGAGCCGGAGGAGGCCGCGGGCCGGGCGGTGGGCACGGCCGGATCCGCCGTCGTCTTCGCCGGCGCGACCGTCTTCATCGCCCTGGTCGGGCTGGGGGTCGTCGGAATCCCCGAACTCACCAAGATGGGCATGGGCGGCGCGGGCGCCGTGGCCCTTGCCGTACTCGTCGCACTGACCCTGGTCCCCGCGCTGTTCGGCTTCTTCGGCCGGCGGGTCCTGTCCCGCGCCGTCCGCAAGGCTGCGGGAGCGCCCCGAAGGGGCGCGGGGAACTGCGCGACCAGCCACGACGAACCCTCAGGCGACCGACGACCCATCGCGGCAAAGCCAGCGAAGCGCATAGGCACCCGCTGGGCGCGGTTCGTGCTGCGCCGGCCGGCGGCCGTGCTGATGACCTCCGTACTCGGCCTCGGGGCCATCGCCCTGCCGGCGCTGAGCCTCGAACTCGGGCTGCCCGGAGACGAGTCCAAGTCGGTGGAGACCACCCAGCGCCGCGCCTACGACCTGCTGTCGGAGGGCTTCGGCCCCGGCTTCAACGGCCCGTTGACCGTGGTTGTGGACATGCCGGAGTCCGCCGGCGCCCGGGCCACCACGGACCAGGTCGTCACAACCCTACGGGGAGTGGACGGCATCGCGTCGGTCGGTGATCCGGTTCTCAACCAGGCCAAGGACACGGCCGTCCTCACCGCCGTCCCAAAGACCGCGCCGAACAGCGGCGAGACCAAGGACCTGGTCCACGCGATCCGGGGCGCGGTCTCCGACGTCGAGGCCGACACCGGCGCCGCCGTCCTGGTGACCGGCACCACCGCGATGAACATCGACATCTCCGAAGCCATGTCCGACGCCCTCATCCCCTATCTGGCCGTGGTCATCGGCCTGGCGGTGCTCCTGCTGACGGTGGTCTTCCGCTCGGTGCTGGTCCCGGTCAAGGCCGCGCTCGGCTTCCTGCTGTCGGTGGGTGCCGCCTTCGGAGTCCTCGTCGCCGTCTTCCAGTGGGGCTGGGCGGCAGGCCTGCTCGGCATCGAACAGACCGGACCGGTCATGTCGCTGATGCCGATTCTCATCATCGGCATCGTCTTCGGCCTCGCCATGGACTACGAGGTCTTCCTCCTCACCCGGATGCGGGAGGCCTACGTCCATGGCGCGTCCCCCGGCGAGGCGATCGTCAGCGGTTTCCGGCACAGCGGACGTGTGGTGGCCGCGGCGGCGATCATCATGATCAGCGTCTTCGCCGGATTCGTAGGCATGAGCAGCCCGACCATCCAGACGATGGGCGTCGGGCTGGCCGCCGCCGTCGCCTTCGACGCCTTCGTGGTCCGGATGGCGATCGTGCCCGCGATCCTGGCACTGCTCGGCCACCGGGCCTGGTGGCTGCCTCGTATCCTGAACCGTGTGCTGCCGAATGTGGATATCGAGGGCGAGAAACTGAGCAGGCA
- a CDS encoding MerR family transcriptional regulator, with protein MDDERPDVLTIGRLAHRTGLSVGTLRFWSDEGAVPPVARSAGGYRLYDAESVARVELVRTLRELGLGLDDVCRVLSGRTTVAEVADAHVAALDAQIRSLKVSRAVLSTVAKRGSTVEETALMNRLARLSAAEREQIIDEFKEEVFGGLDDPGLRDRMRTFSIELPDDPTPEQVDAWIELAELVRDPGFRARLRTWMELNTPVPGQSRPPGASIWWARQIVQTVAEVRKGGVPPEGPAAAEVLSELFGDTDRAALLRSLEAGIEAGAEHYRTLVARVRGQNSSPDATEELEWLARALRAADQT; from the coding sequence ATGGATGACGAACGCCCCGACGTGCTCACCATTGGCCGGCTCGCGCACCGCACCGGCCTTTCGGTGGGCACCCTGCGCTTCTGGTCGGACGAGGGAGCGGTGCCGCCTGTGGCCCGCTCCGCGGGCGGCTACCGGTTGTACGACGCCGAGTCCGTGGCCCGCGTCGAACTGGTGCGCACTCTGCGGGAGTTGGGTCTCGGACTCGACGACGTGTGCCGCGTCCTGAGCGGCCGCACCACGGTCGCCGAGGTCGCCGACGCGCATGTGGCCGCGCTCGACGCGCAGATCCGCTCCCTCAAGGTGAGCCGGGCCGTCCTGTCCACCGTGGCGAAACGGGGTTCGACCGTTGAGGAGACAGCACTGATGAACCGGTTGGCGCGGCTTTCGGCCGCCGAACGCGAGCAGATCATCGACGAGTTCAAGGAGGAGGTGTTCGGCGGCCTCGACGACCCGGGCCTGCGCGACCGCATGCGCACCTTCAGCATCGAACTGCCCGACGATCCCACACCCGAGCAGGTCGACGCCTGGATCGAACTGGCCGAACTGGTGCGGGACCCCGGTTTCCGCGCCCGGTTGCGCACATGGATGGAGCTCAACACGCCTGTACCGGGGCAGAGTCGTCCCCCTGGGGCGTCCATCTGGTGGGCCAGGCAGATCGTGCAGACCGTCGCGGAGGTCAGAAAAGGCGGGGTCCCTCCCGAGGGGCCGGCCGCGGCCGAGGTGCTGTCCGAGCTCTTCGGTGACACCGATCGGGCCGCCCTGCTGCGCAGCCTGGAGGCCGGGATCGAGGCAGGAGCGGAGCACTACCGCACGCTCGTCGCCCGGGTGCGCGGGCAGAATTCGTCGCCCGACGCGACCGAGGAGTTGGAATGGCTGGCGCGGGCCCTGCGCGCCGCGGACCAGACCTGA
- a CDS encoding ArsI/CadI family heavy metal resistance metalloenzyme, producing MSRVQLALRVPDLNASVAFYSKLFGTEPAKLRDGYANFAIAEPPLKLVLIEGATGEATRMDHLGVEVESSEDVHAATARLGEAGLATDVENDTTCCYALQDKVWVHGPGQEPWEVYVVKADADSLAKQQGSACCTTPSH from the coding sequence ATGTCCCGCGTACAACTCGCCCTCCGCGTTCCCGACCTCAACGCCTCGGTCGCCTTCTACAGCAAGCTGTTCGGCACCGAGCCCGCCAAACTCCGCGACGGCTACGCCAACTTCGCCATCGCCGAGCCCCCGCTCAAGCTCGTCCTCATCGAGGGCGCGACGGGCGAGGCGACCCGCATGGACCACCTCGGCGTCGAGGTCGAAAGCAGCGAAGACGTGCATGCCGCCACGGCCCGGCTGGGCGAGGCCGGCCTGGCCACAGACGTGGAGAACGACACCACCTGTTGCTACGCCCTCCAGGACAAGGTCTGGGTCCACGGCCCGGGCCAGGAACCCTGGGAGGTGTACGTCGTCAAGGCCGACGCCGACTCCCTGGCCAAGCAGCAGGGCAGCGCCTGCTGCACCACGCCCTCGCACTGA
- a CDS encoding NAD(P)-binding domain-containing protein, translating to MNAPATAELPVVVIGAGPTGLAAAAHLTARGLAPLVLEAGPAAGAAVREWAHVRLFSTWGEVTDPAAEKLLAPTGWVKPDAAAYPSGGDWAEQYLQPLADVLGERVRFGVTVTGVSRAGRDRIVDADREDQPFVVHVAHADGREERLFARAVIDASGTWATPSPAGGSGLPALGEKAASDRITYRVPDLKDPAVRARYAGRRTAVIGSGASAFTALAYLADLATSDDGTGTKGVWILRRGISGSTFGGGTSDQLPARGALGLAAKAAVDDGHADAVTGFRTDAIERDADGRLVLVGEDGRRLDPVDEVIVLTGFRPDLSFLSELRLGLDERLQAPTALAPLIDPNQHSCGTVYPHGVNELSHPEQDVYLVGMKSYGRAPTFLAMTGYEQVRSIAAAIAGDQEAAERVELTLPETGVCGGAGLFDEPEAAQAGDGGGCCAAPATLRIGTGIGAPAASGGC from the coding sequence GTGAACGCGCCTGCCACCGCCGAGCTGCCCGTCGTCGTGATCGGAGCCGGCCCCACCGGACTCGCTGCCGCCGCCCACCTCACCGCCCGCGGCCTCGCCCCGCTGGTCCTGGAAGCCGGCCCGGCCGCCGGAGCGGCGGTGCGCGAGTGGGCGCATGTGCGGCTGTTCTCCACCTGGGGCGAGGTCACCGACCCGGCGGCCGAGAAGCTGCTGGCCCCGACCGGATGGGTGAAGCCGGACGCCGCCGCCTACCCCTCGGGCGGGGACTGGGCCGAGCAGTACCTCCAGCCGCTCGCCGACGTCCTCGGCGAGCGGGTCCGCTTCGGGGTCACCGTCACCGGCGTTTCACGTGCGGGCCGGGACCGGATCGTGGACGCCGACCGCGAGGACCAGCCGTTCGTCGTCCATGTCGCCCACGCCGACGGCCGCGAGGAGCGGCTGTTCGCCCGCGCGGTGATCGACGCCTCCGGGACCTGGGCCACCCCGAGCCCGGCCGGCGGCAGCGGCCTGCCCGCCCTCGGCGAGAAGGCCGCCTCCGACCGGATCACCTACCGTGTTCCCGACCTCAAGGACCCGGCCGTGCGGGCCCGGTACGCGGGCAGGCGCACCGCGGTCATCGGCTCGGGCGCCTCCGCCTTCACCGCGCTCGCGTACCTGGCCGACCTCGCCACGTCCGACGACGGCACCGGCACCAAGGGCGTGTGGATCCTGCGCCGGGGCATCTCCGGCTCCACCTTCGGCGGCGGCACCTCCGACCAGCTCCCCGCCCGCGGCGCCCTCGGTCTCGCGGCCAAGGCCGCCGTCGACGACGGCCACGCCGACGCGGTCACCGGTTTCCGCACCGACGCCATCGAGCGCGACGCCGACGGCCGCCTGGTCCTCGTCGGCGAGGACGGCCGCCGCCTCGACCCGGTCGACGAGGTCATCGTCCTGACCGGCTTCCGCCCCGACCTCTCCTTCCTCTCCGAGCTCCGCCTCGGCCTCGACGAGCGCCTCCAGGCCCCGACCGCCCTGGCCCCGCTCATCGACCCCAACCAGCACTCCTGCGGCACCGTCTACCCGCACGGCGTGAACGAGCTCTCCCACCCGGAGCAGGACGTCTACCTCGTCGGCATGAAGTCCTACGGCCGCGCCCCCACGTTCCTCGCGATGACCGGCTACGAGCAGGTCCGCTCCATCGCCGCGGCGATCGCGGGCGACCAGGAGGCCGCCGAGCGCGTCGAGTTGACCCTGCCGGAGACCGGAGTGTGCGGCGGCGCGGGCCTCTTCGACGAGCCCGAGGCGGCACAGGCCGGCGACGGCGGCGGCTGCTGCGCCGCCCCCGCCACCCTCCGGATCGGCACCGGCATCGGCGCCCCGGCCGCCTCCGGCGGCTGCTGA
- a CDS encoding ArsR/SmtB family transcription factor, producing the protein MSNAKLLPLIEPSDGQAAVTPCCPPLTERPFSAEEAEVAARMFKALGDPVRLRLFSAVASHEGGEACVCDISDVGVSQPTVSHHLKKLKEAGLLSSERRGTWVYYRVEPSVLAAMGKLLTGVPAVV; encoded by the coding sequence ATGTCGAATGCCAAGCTGCTGCCGCTGATCGAGCCCTCCGACGGTCAGGCCGCTGTGACGCCGTGCTGTCCGCCGCTGACCGAGCGCCCGTTCAGCGCGGAGGAGGCCGAGGTGGCCGCGCGTATGTTCAAGGCGCTGGGCGACCCGGTGCGGCTGCGGCTGTTCTCCGCGGTCGCCTCGCACGAGGGCGGCGAGGCGTGCGTGTGCGACATCTCCGACGTCGGTGTCTCCCAGCCGACCGTGTCCCACCACCTGAAGAAGCTCAAGGAGGCCGGCCTGCTCAGCTCCGAGCGGCGCGGCACCTGGGTGTACTACCGGGTCGAGCCGTCGGTGCTGGCCGCGATGGGCAAGCTGCTGACCGGCGTGCCGGCGGTCGTCTGA
- a CDS encoding ArsO family NAD(P)H-dependent flavin-containing monooxygenase translates to MTAARHTHVVIVGGGQSGLAAGYHLRRLGVDFVVLDARSTPGGAWQHTWDSLRLFSPAAFSSLPGRLMPPQPGEEYPDAGHVVAYLRDYEKRYELPVERPVRVAGVHRAGRLLRVETDSGTWHARAVISATGTWWRPFLPALPGRADFGGQQLHTVEYRRPQDFAGRRVVVVGGGNSGAQIAADLAHDTRLTWVTQRPPRYLADNIDGRALFDVATARRRALDEGRSDTAGVASLGDIVAVPPVREARDRGLLKATPMFSRLVPGGVEWADGARAEADAVIWCTGFRPALSYLAPLGLRGRRGHIATEGTRSVGEPRLHLLGYGDWTGPASATLIGVGRSAREAAREIAELVGGLEED, encoded by the coding sequence GTGACAGCGGCCCGGCACACTCACGTGGTGATCGTCGGCGGCGGTCAGTCCGGCCTCGCCGCCGGTTATCACCTGCGCCGCCTGGGCGTGGACTTCGTCGTCCTCGACGCCCGGTCCACGCCCGGCGGGGCCTGGCAGCACACCTGGGACTCGCTCCGCCTGTTCTCCCCGGCGGCCTTCTCCTCCCTGCCCGGGCGGCTCATGCCCCCGCAGCCGGGGGAGGAGTACCCGGACGCCGGACATGTGGTGGCCTACCTGCGGGACTACGAGAAACGCTACGAGCTGCCCGTGGAACGACCGGTACGCGTCGCCGGGGTGCACCGCGCAGGCCGGCTCCTCCGAGTGGAGACCGATTCCGGCACCTGGCACGCCCGAGCCGTGATCAGCGCGACCGGTACCTGGTGGCGGCCCTTCCTGCCCGCCCTCCCCGGCAGAGCCGACTTCGGCGGACAGCAACTGCACACCGTCGAGTACCGGCGGCCCCAGGACTTCGCCGGCCGCCGCGTCGTCGTGGTCGGCGGAGGCAACTCCGGCGCCCAGATCGCCGCCGACCTCGCCCACGACACCCGGCTGACGTGGGTCACCCAACGCCCGCCGCGCTACCTGGCCGACAACATCGACGGCCGCGCGCTGTTCGACGTGGCCACCGCCCGTCGCCGCGCGCTCGACGAGGGCCGCAGCGACACGGCAGGCGTCGCCTCGCTCGGCGACATCGTCGCCGTACCGCCCGTCCGGGAAGCCCGCGACCGCGGCCTGCTGAAAGCCACCCCGATGTTCAGCCGCCTCGTCCCGGGCGGCGTCGAATGGGCCGACGGCGCCCGTGCCGAGGCGGACGCGGTCATCTGGTGCACCGGCTTCCGCCCGGCCCTCTCCTACCTGGCGCCCCTGGGGCTGCGTGGCCGGCGCGGCCACATCGCCACGGAGGGCACGCGGTCGGTGGGCGAACCGCGCCTGCACCTGCTCGGCTACGGCGACTGGACCGGGCCCGCCTCGGCCACCCTGATCGGTGTCGGGCGCTCGGCGAGGGAGGCGGCGCGTGAGATCGCCGAACTCGTAGGCGGGCTAGAAGAGGACTGA
- the arsB gene encoding ACR3 family arsenite efflux transporter codes for MTPTEAVATTEEPSVVAKLSTLDRFLAVWILLAMALGLGLGRLVPGLNDALAKVEIGGISLPIAVGLLIMMYPVLAKVRYDKLDAVTGDRKLMISSLVINWVLGPAIMFALAWIFLPDLPEYRTGLIIVGLARCIAMVIIWNDLACGDREAAAVLVALNSVFQVIAFGLLGWLYLDLLPGWLGLGDGEHLDISMWKIALNVVIFLGVPLLAGFLTRRLGEKKMGRESYETKFLPKIGPWALYGLLFTIVILFALQGKTITSQPLDVARIALPLLVYFAVMWFGTFALGKAIGLAYDRTATLAFTAAGNNFELAIAVAIATFGVTSGQALSGVVGPLIEVPVLVALVYVSLAWRRRFSTGRQLTAVSRES; via the coding sequence GTGACCCCCACCGAAGCAGTCGCGACGACCGAGGAACCCTCGGTGGTCGCGAAGCTGTCGACGCTCGACCGCTTCCTCGCCGTCTGGATCCTTCTCGCCATGGCCCTCGGCCTCGGTCTCGGCAGGCTCGTCCCCGGCCTGAACGACGCCCTGGCGAAGGTCGAGATCGGCGGCATCTCGCTCCCGATCGCCGTCGGCCTGCTGATCATGATGTACCCGGTCCTGGCCAAGGTCCGCTACGACAAGCTCGACGCCGTCACCGGCGACCGCAAGCTGATGATCTCGTCCCTCGTCATCAACTGGGTCCTCGGCCCCGCGATCATGTTCGCGCTGGCCTGGATCTTCCTGCCGGACCTGCCCGAGTACCGTACCGGCCTGATCATCGTCGGCCTGGCCCGCTGCATCGCCATGGTCATCATCTGGAACGACCTGGCCTGCGGCGACCGCGAGGCGGCAGCCGTGCTCGTCGCCCTCAACTCGGTCTTCCAGGTGATCGCGTTCGGCCTGCTGGGCTGGCTCTACCTCGACCTGCTGCCGGGCTGGCTGGGCCTCGGCGACGGCGAGCACCTGGACATCTCCATGTGGAAGATCGCCCTGAACGTGGTCATCTTCCTCGGTGTCCCGCTGCTGGCCGGCTTCCTCACCCGCCGCCTGGGGGAGAAGAAGATGGGCCGTGAGTCCTACGAGACGAAGTTCCTTCCGAAGATCGGCCCTTGGGCCCTGTACGGCCTGCTGTTCACGATCGTCATCCTCTTCGCCCTGCAAGGCAAGACCATCACCTCGCAGCCCCTGGACGTGGCCCGCATCGCGCTCCCGCTGCTGGTGTACTTCGCGGTGATGTGGTTCGGCACCTTCGCCCTAGGCAAGGCGATCGGCCTCGCCTACGACCGTACTGCCACGCTCGCCTTCACCGCGGCCGGCAACAACTTCGAGCTGGCCATCGCGGTCGCCATCGCCACCTTCGGCGTCACCTCCGGCCAGGCCCTGTCCGGAGTCGTCGGCCCGCTCATCGAGGTGCCGGTCCTGGTCGCGCTCGTGTACGTCTCCTTGGCCTGGCGGCGCAGGTTCAGCACCGGACGACAGCTGACGGCCGTGTCGCGGGAGAGCTGA
- a CDS encoding ArsR/SmtB family transcription factor, translating into MMTSVDTDLMRVLADPLRLQIVTLLARETLCSTHLIEETGAKQTNLSNHLRVLREAGVVETEPCGRYMYYKLRPDVIAQLAGQFADLAESARTAADNKRACP; encoded by the coding sequence ATGATGACGTCAGTCGACACTGATCTGATGCGAGTCCTCGCCGATCCGCTGCGCCTCCAGATCGTCACCCTGCTCGCCCGGGAAACGCTCTGCTCCACGCACCTGATCGAGGAGACCGGTGCGAAGCAGACCAACCTCTCCAACCACCTGAGAGTGCTGCGCGAAGCAGGGGTCGTGGAGACCGAGCCGTGCGGCCGCTACATGTACTACAAGCTGCGCCCCGACGTCATCGCCCAACTCGCCGGTCAGTTCGCCGACTTGGCTGAGTCCGCTCGCACCGCCGCCGACAACAAGAGGGCCTGTCCGTGA
- a CDS encoding arsenate reductase ArsC, which produces MSDKPSVLFVCVHNAGRSQMAAAWLTHLAGDRVEVRSAGSNPGAGVNPAAVEAMREVGIDISAEVPKMLTVDAVKESDVCITMGCGDTCPVFPGKRYLDWQLEDPAGQGVEAVRPIRDEIKMLVEGLIKEIAPS; this is translated from the coding sequence ATGTCAGACAAGCCGTCCGTCCTCTTCGTCTGTGTCCACAACGCCGGCCGTTCCCAGATGGCCGCCGCATGGCTGACTCACCTGGCCGGAGACCGTGTCGAGGTCCGTTCCGCCGGCTCCAACCCGGGCGCGGGCGTCAACCCGGCCGCCGTCGAGGCCATGCGCGAGGTCGGCATCGACATCTCCGCCGAGGTCCCGAAGATGCTCACCGTCGACGCGGTGAAGGAGTCCGACGTCTGCATCACCATGGGCTGCGGAGACACCTGCCCCGTCTTCCCCGGCAAGCGGTACCTGGACTGGCAGCTGGAGGACCCGGCGGGCCAGGGCGTGGAGGCCGTCCGGCCGATCCGCGACGAGATCAAGATGCTGGTCGAGGGCCTGATCAAGGAGATCGCGCCGAGCTGA
- a CDS encoding MerR family transcriptional regulator: MRIGEVAEQAGVSVRALRYYEEQGLLGSMRTSGRQRQYADGAVERVRMIQQL; the protein is encoded by the coding sequence ATGCGGATCGGGGAGGTCGCCGAGCAGGCGGGGGTGAGCGTTCGGGCGCTGCGCTACTACGAGGAGCAGGGTCTGCTCGGCTCCATGCGCACCAGTGGCAGGCAGCGGCAGTACGCGGACGGCGCGGTCGAGCGGGTCAGGATGATCCAGCAGCTGTAA
- a CDS encoding alpha/beta hydrolase produces MPSNPSLAPHPRRRGMLVVGALATALVGQFLAGTAVAAPSAETVKTPSPGRIAWEPCESPSGQGTFECATIQVPIDWKRPHGATIGLAINRHLATDPARRIGSLLINPGGPGGSGVDFAYSAPQSFSPELLERFDIVGFDPRGVGRSNPVTCDTDQVNAQAAQLYPDSAASFAALREANRALGESCRDLTGPLVENMDTTSVVRDMDAIRAGLGEKRISYYGVSYGTGIGQQYAERYPHRVRAMTIDSNMDHSLDPWTYQKTETIAMEESYGQFADWCARTASCVLHDRDARALFDSLYKRADAGELVLPGDPPYTFTTQDLQSLAFGYMYDPADWFQFADNLAYLDAPDAAAARSVGKRGEPTEFAYLPVMCQDYDFDVPSYGTLARFERELARRAPVTRLSSLAWTDLTGCQNWPTEVTNPPHRLRVDGTPPILVTNSRYDVATPHSWGSNAARQIGREAVFLTYDGVGHGDYWMSPCARDAIDTYLLTLKAPRNGTHCPAVWPTGPSAQRQSPTGGLVNPLPELLGTGTRGSTM; encoded by the coding sequence GTGCCGTCCAACCCCTCGCTGGCACCGCATCCGAGACGCCGCGGAATGCTGGTCGTAGGCGCCCTGGCCACCGCACTGGTTGGGCAGTTCCTCGCCGGGACCGCCGTCGCCGCCCCCTCGGCCGAGACAGTCAAGACGCCGTCACCCGGGCGCATAGCCTGGGAACCCTGTGAATCCCCCTCCGGCCAGGGCACCTTCGAGTGCGCCACCATCCAGGTACCCATCGACTGGAAACGGCCGCACGGCGCCACCATCGGCCTGGCCATCAACCGTCACCTGGCCACCGACCCCGCACGCCGGATCGGCTCGCTCCTGATCAACCCCGGTGGCCCGGGGGGCTCCGGCGTGGACTTCGCGTACAGCGCACCCCAGAGCTTCTCTCCCGAACTGCTGGAGCGCTTCGACATCGTGGGCTTCGACCCGCGCGGCGTCGGCCGCAGCAACCCGGTCACGTGCGACACGGACCAGGTGAATGCCCAGGCCGCGCAGCTCTACCCGGACAGCGCCGCCTCCTTCGCGGCCCTGCGCGAGGCGAACCGCGCCCTCGGCGAGAGTTGCCGTGATCTCACCGGGCCGCTCGTCGAGAACATGGACACCACGAGCGTCGTCCGCGACATGGACGCCATCCGCGCCGGCCTCGGCGAGAAGCGGATCAGCTACTACGGCGTCTCCTACGGCACCGGGATCGGCCAGCAGTACGCGGAGCGCTACCCGCACCGCGTCCGCGCGATGACGATCGACTCGAACATGGACCACAGCCTCGACCCGTGGACCTACCAGAAGACCGAGACCATCGCGATGGAGGAGTCGTACGGCCAGTTCGCCGACTGGTGCGCCCGAACCGCCTCCTGCGTGCTGCACGACCGGGACGCCCGCGCCCTGTTCGACTCGCTCTACAAGCGCGCCGACGCCGGTGAACTGGTCCTCCCCGGTGACCCGCCCTACACCTTCACCACCCAGGATCTCCAGTCCCTGGCCTTCGGCTACATGTACGACCCGGCCGACTGGTTCCAGTTCGCCGATAACCTCGCCTACCTGGACGCACCCGACGCCGCCGCGGCACGGTCCGTCGGGAAGCGCGGGGAGCCGACGGAGTTCGCGTACCTCCCGGTGATGTGCCAGGACTACGACTTCGACGTACCGTCCTACGGCACGCTCGCCCGCTTCGAGCGCGAACTGGCCCGCCGCGCCCCGGTCACCCGGCTCAGCTCCCTCGCCTGGACGGACCTGACCGGCTGCCAGAACTGGCCGACCGAGGTGACCAACCCGCCGCACCGGCTCCGCGTCGACGGCACCCCGCCGATTCTGGTGACCAACAGCCGTTACGACGTGGCCACCCCGCACTCCTGGGGGTCCAACGCGGCCCGACAGATCGGCCGCGAGGCCGTGTTCCTCACGTACGACGGCGTCGGCCACGGCGACTACTGGATGAGCCCGTGCGCACGCGACGCCATCGACACCTACCTGCTCACCCTCAAGGCCCCCCGCAACGGCACCCATTGCCCCGCGGTCTGGCCGACCGGGCCCTCCGCCCAGCGGCAGTCCCCGACCGGCGGACTGGTCAACCCGTTGCCCGAACTGCTCGGCACAGGAACCCGCGGGTCGACCATGTGA